ATCGGGTCGAAGGTGCCGCCCATCACGCCGAGGCGCCTCTTCGCCCGCGTGCCGGCGGACTCGGCCTGCTGTCCCATGCCGCCACACCTTACGCGACGTGCTCCGGGGCCGGGCACGCCGCCCGGAGAGGTATGCCGGAGGGAGCGCGCAGCTTCTGTGCAGGCGCTCCCCGCGGCCCTCCGGGGGTCAGCGGTCCCGGTTGAAGCGGGTGGTGATGAAGGCCAGCAGCAGCAGGATGAACAGCGCGGAGCCACCCGTCACGAACGGGTTCAGGCTGTCGTGGTTGCCGCCCTCGGCGAGCTTGGCGAGGGCGGGCAGTGCGGCAGTGCTCATGGTCGGCAGGACCTTCTCGGCTCGGAGGGCGGACGCGTGCAGGCCACTGCGGCCCGCGGCCTCATCGTACGGGTGGGCTCCGTGCAACCGCTCGGCGGCCCACCGCGTCTGACCCCGCGTGGGGGCGGCGGCGACCGGCGGCGCCCGATATGTCAGTTGTTGCGCCCGGCCCTGAGCAGGATCCAGGCCAGCAGGCCGACGCCGACCATGGAGCCGATCACGATGATCCTCAGGAACAGGCCCGGTCCGTTCTCGCTGGAGATCGGACCGGCCAGGCTCGCCAGGGTGGCAGGGGACATCGGTGGTGCTCCTCTCGCTCCGGACGACCAGCGTAGACCGGGGCGTTCCGGACACCGGACACCGCCCCCGCGGCGGCGTACGGTGAGCGCCGGGGACGAGTACACGCACAAGGACGTTGAGCCAACAGCAGCGGGGGCCGGCTGCCAGCCGGTGCCGGCGACGACCAGGAGGTACTCACACATGACCGACCTTGCCAAGGACAGCACCACCCCGAGCCGCCGCCGGCAGCGCTTCCCGGAGATCTCCACCCGGGCCTGGGAGCACCCCGCCGACCGCTCGGCGCTGGTCGCCCTGCGCAAGCTCAGCGGATTCGACGACATCCTCAAGAAGCTCGCGGGCCTGGTCTCCGAGCGCAGCGTCCGGCTGATGTTCCTGGCCACCGCGGTGAAGACCTCGGAGCGCCAGTTCCCGGAGCTGTACGACATGGTCCGGGACGCCGCCTACGTGCTCGACCTGGAGAAGGTCCCGGACCTGTACGTCACCCAGGACCCGACCGTGAACGCGATGTGCATCGGCATGGAGACGCCGATCATCGTCGTCACCAGCGGCCTCGTCGAGCTCCTCGACGAGGAGGAGCTGCGCGCGGTGATCGGCCACGAGGTCGGGCACGCGATGTCCGGGCACGCCGTGTACCGCACCATGCTGCTCATCCTCACCAACATCGCCGCCCGGATCGCCTGGCTGCCGCTCGGCAGCCTGGCCATCGCCGCCGTCATCACCGCGCTCAAGGAGTGGTTCCGCAAGGCCGAGCTCTCCTGCGACCGGGCCGGCCTGCTCGCGGGCCAGGACGTGCACGCCTCGATGCGCGGCCTGATGAAGCTGGCGGGCGGCCACAACCTGGCCGAGATGAACGTCGACGCCTTCCTGGAGCAGGCCGAGGAGTACGAGAAGGCCGGCGACCTGCGCGACGGCGTGCTCAAGCTGCTCCAGGTGCTGCCGCAGACCCACCCGTTCGCGGTGGTGCGGGTCGCACAGCTGAAGAAGTGGGCCGAGAGCGACGAGCACCGCTCGATCCTCGCCGGCGCCTACCCGCGGCGCGGGGACGACCCGGAGACCTCGGTCGGCGCCCAGTGGAAGGCCGCGGCGGACTCCTACTCGCAGTCGGTGAAGGAGTCGAAGGACCCGCTGATGGGCCTGCTGCGGGACGTCGCCGGCGGTGTCGGCACGGTCGGCGGCCGGCTGCGGGACAGCTTCGTCGGGGCCGGGCGCGCGAGCGCCCCCGGTGCCAACGGCAGCAGCAACGGCAACGGGAGCGGCCCCGACGGCGGCTCGCCGGAGCAGTGAGCGCGGTGCGGGGCGCCGGGCCCGCACGTCCGGGGCTCAGGCTCCGGTGAGCGGCCCGAGCGCCCCGCACAGCTGCCAGGCGGGCCGGCTGTGGTCGCCCGGGTCCACCGCCGCCGGCCGGTCCGGCGCCGGTGCGGCCTGGCCGGCCAGCAGCGGCTGCAGGAAGCCCGCGGTCGGCGCACCGCACGCCGTCGGACCGGCCTGCAGCACGGAGTCGACCAGCCGCAGCCGGTCGGCGGACAGGTCGCCGCGGTCCAGGTCGAACCGCAGCTCGCGGCGGACGGAGAACAGGCTGACCGGCCCCTGGCCGGTGCCCGACGCCCGCACCGCGTAGACGAAGGTGTGGTCGGTGACGACCTCCAGCGTCGAGCCGTCCGCCTCGCCGACCCGCACCGCGCCGGCCGCCATCACGGTGTCGGACGCCAGCGCCACCCGGCCCGGGTCCAGCCGGACGAGCCAGCCGGTCGCCGCGTGGTGCTGGTCGTCCCGGGGGCTGTTCACGCTGTCGTCGTACTGCTGCTGCTCACCCGCGGTCACCAGGGTGCGCGCCTGCCCGCTCTCCGCCTCCGCCACCGTGGCCGGCGCCAGCGAGGACGCGACCAGGAAGCTCCGGACGATCGCCAGGGCGCGGTCGACCTCCGTCCGGGTGAAGTGCGCCGTGGCACTGCCCGCCGGGAACCCGAGCCCCGCACCGCCCTCCGCGTACCCGGCGGGCAGCCCGGCGAACGGGTGCGTCGGGTCCGCCACCGCCGCCACCGGGCCCGACGGGGCCAGCGCGACCGTGCTCGACGTCAGCTGGTTGCCGCTCGGCGGGGCGGCCTGCCGGTGCGGGGTGCTGATGCCGAAGTACACCGCCGCGGCGAACGCCAGGACCACCACCAGCAGCAGGGCGACGGCCTGCCGCGGCAGGCTGCCGAACGGCCCCAGGCCGATCCGCGAACGGGTGGCCCGGTACGTCCCGCCCAGCCGCTCGCGCGCCGACAGCTCCTGGATCCGGGCAGCACGCACGAAGGACTCGTCGAAGACGACGGACCGGAACTCGTCATCACTGCCGGAACCACCGTCGGGCGCACCCTCCGGCGGATCGCGCGGGTCACCCATAGAACCAGGGTAGAGCCGAGCGGCCCGCGGTTCGAGTGGCCGCCGGCAGATTCTGCGCACGCACCCGCGGCGGCGTCATCCCGGCCCGCTCAGCCGCTCGGCACGGCCACCGGAGCGGGCAGCGGCGAGGACGTCTGCGCCCCCGGCCCGCTGCTGGTGCCGACCTCCGGACGGTGCGGCGAGCCGACGCCACCGGCGCCGCGGTAGATCGCCGACACCGCGACCGCCACCACACCCGCCACCATCACCACCGCCAGCACCCAGGCCACCGGCCGGTGCCAGCGCTGCTGCGCCACCGAACGCCCGTCGCCGTGGCGCACGGGCTCCCAGCGCACGGCCCGCGCCCAGCGCGCCCGCCGCCTCACCCGGTCGGTGCCGGACCACGGGTCGGGGAAGTGCCGGTCGTCGTCGAGGCCGCCCGGATGCGGACGGAGCTCCAGCGGCAGGACGTCGCCGGTGCCGGTCATCTCCGGGGCCGTCAGGTCGTACGGCCGGCCCGCGACCGCAGGGTCCGGCTCGAGCCGGGCCTCGGCCGCGGCGAGCTGCCGCTCCAGGGCGCTGGGCTCGTGCACGGCAGCGGACCGGACGAAAGCCTCGTCGAGCACCACGGTGGCGAACTCGTCGTCCGCACCACCGTGGTCGGCGCCGTCGGGGTACGGCGAGCCCCCCACATCCTCAGCCACGGGATTCAGCGTATTACCGGGCGGCCCTTTTGTCTGTGGCTCCCGCCAGTTGCTCCGTCACACGGGCGTGCGGCCTGCGCCGTTCAGCCCCCGACGGTCTGCGTCGCCTCACCGCGCACATGGCCGTCACCAGTGACGATGTACTTGGTCGAGGTCAGCTCCGGCAGGCCCATCGGGCCCCGGGCGTGCAGCTTCTGGGTGGAGATGCCGATCTCCGCGCCGAAACCGAACTCACCCCCGTCGGTGAACCGGGTCGAGGCGTTGACCGCCACCGTCGTCGAGTCCACCAGCTGGGTGAACCGGCGGGCGGCCGCCTGCGAGGTCGTCACGATCGCCTCGGTGTGACCGGAGGACCAGCGGCGGATGTGCGCCACCGCGGCCTCCAGCGACGGCACCACCGCAGCCGCGATGTCGTACGACAGGTACTCCGCGCCCCAGTCCTGGTCGGTCGCCGGCACCGCCGTCGCCGACGTGCCCTCGGCGGCCTTCAGCACCGCGTCGTCACCGTGCACGGTCACCCCCGCCGCGGCCAGCGCCTCCAGCGCGAGCGGCAGGAACTCGTCCGCGACGTCCTGGTGCACCAGCAGGGTCTCCGCCGCGTTGCAGACGCTGACCCGCTGCGCCTTGGAGTTCAGCAGGATGCCGACCGCCATCGCGAGGTCCGTCCGGGCGTCCACGTACACGTGGCAGTTGCCGGTGCCGGTCTCGATGACCGGCACGGTGGAGCCCTCGACCACGGTGCGGATCAGCGAGGCGCCGCCGCGCGGGATCAGCACGTCGACCAGGCCCCGGGCGCGCATCAGCTCCTGCACCGAGTCGCGGCTCTCGCCCGGCACCAGCTGGACGACGTCGGCGGGCAGCCCGGCCGCCTCGACGGCGTCGCGCAGCACGGCGACCAGCGCCGTGTTCGAGCGGTACGCGGAGGCCGAGCCGCGCAGCAGCACGGCGTTGCCGGACTTCAGGCAGAGCGCGGCGGCGTCCACGGTCACGTTGGGGCGGGCCTCGTAGATGATGCCGACCACGCCGAGCGGCACCCGGACCTGGCGGACGTCCAGACCGTTGGGCAGCGTGTAGCCGCGCACCACCTCGCCGACCGGGTCGGGCAGGCCGACCACGTCGCGGACGTCGGAGGCGATCGCGGCGATCCGCTCCGCGGTGAGGCTCAGCCGGTCGACCACCGACTCGGCCGTACCGGCCTCGCGGGCCCGCGCCACGTCCTGGGCGTTGGCGGCGGTGATCTCCGCCGTCCGGGCCACCAGGGCGTCCGCGATCGCCAGCAGCGCGGCGTCCTTGACGCTGCGCGGCAGCGGGGCGAGCACGGCGGCCGCCTCACGGGCACGGCGCGCGGCGGCGAGGACGGGGCTGTCGGTGGTGGCGTGGTCGCTCATGCGGCAAGGGTAGCGAGTCGGCCGGAGGGGCCCGGCCGGTATTTCGCCGGATGAGACGGGCGCCCGGCGCGGCCCCGCACCGGCGCGCCCGGAACGGCCTCAGTACGGGTGGACGCCGCCGGGCCGCGGGGGCGGGCCGTGGAAACCCTCGGCGACCCGCTGCTGGTACGTCACCCGGTCGACGACCTCCAGGCCGACGATCTCCCACGGCGGTAAGTTCGCCGAGGCCTTGTGCTCCCCCACAGCCGCAGCGCGATCGCCGCGGCGTCGTGCAGGTCGCGGGCCTGCTCCCAGTAGCGGATCTCCGCGTGGTCGGCGGCGTAGCGGGCGGTCAGGAAGAACGAGTGGTCGAGCGCGAGCTGCTCCAGACCGGCCCGCAGCTCGGCGAGCGGGGTCTCCCGGCCGGCCACCGACAGCACCACGTGCCAGAGTCTGGCCTGGTCGTCGGCGCCGCCGTCACCGTCCGCCTGCGGCCGCAGCTCACGGACCGCACCGGCCGCGGACCGGTCGGCCGGGCGTCCGCCGGTGATGCCGGTGAGCCGCCGCCCGGACGTCTCGTGGGGCAGCGTCCCCGAGCGCCTGCTTGCCATCGGAGGCCTCCTGTTCGGCATGGTCGTGGTGCCGGTGTCGGCCGCCCCGCCGACACCCCTCGCGGCAGCGCCCGCTCAGCCGCGCAGGACGACCAGGTCGTCCCGGTGGACGACCTCGCGCTCGTACGCGGCACCGAGCTCCTGGGCCAGCTCCCGCGTGGACCGGCCGAGCAGCCGGGGCAGCTCCCTCGCATCAAAGTTGACCAGTCCGCGGGCCACGATGTGGCCGTTTTCACCAAGAAGGTCGACCGGATCACCCGCGGTGAAGTCGCCCTCGACCTTGGTCACACCGGCCGGGAGCAGCGACTTCCCGCCGTTGACGACCGCGTCCACGGCGCCCGCGTCGAGCTGGAGCGCACCGCGCGGGGTGGAGGCGTGTTCGAGCCACAGGAGCCGGTCCGCGGAGCGGCTGCCGGTACGCCGGAACAGCGTGCCGGTGGGCCGACCGGCGAGGGCGTCGGCTGCCTGGCTGGCGGCGGTGAGCACCACCGGGATGCCGGCGCCGGTGGCGATCCGGGCGGCCTCCACCTTGGTCACCATGCCGCCGGTGCCGACGCCCGCCTTGCCCGCGCTGCCGATCTCGATGCCGTCGAGGTCGTGCGCCCCGGAGACGGTCTCGATCCGGCTGCTGCCGGGCCTGCTCGGGTCCCCGTCGTACAGGCCGTCGACGTCGGAGAGCAGCACCAGCAGGTCGGCCCGGACGAGGTGGGCGACCAGGGCGGCCAGCCGGTCGTTGTCGCCGAACTTGATTTCGGCGGTGGCGACGGTGTCGTTCTCGTTGACGACCGGCATCGCGCCCATCGCCAGCAGCTGGTCGAGGGTGCGGTAGGCGTTGCGGTAGTGGGCGCGCCGGCTGGCGTCCTCGGCGGTCAGCAGGACCTGGCCGACCCGGATGCCGTACCGGGCGAAGGAGGCCGTGTAGCGGGCCACCAGCAGGCCCTGGCCGACGCTGGCGGCGGCCTGCTGGCGGGCCAGGTCGTGCGGGCGGCGGTCCAGCCCGAGCGGGGACAGCCCGGCGGCGATGGCGCCGGAGGAGACCAGGACGACGTCCGGGGCGTCCGGGCGGGCCCGGACCTTGGCGATCGCGTCGACGAGCGCGTCGACCCGGTCGGCGTCGAGGCCGCCGGCCGCGGTGGTGAGCGAGGAGGAGCCGACCTTGACGACGATCCGCCGGGCGTCGAGGACGTCCTGCCGCAGTGTCTGATCCGTCATCAACCTGGCCCTTCGCACGGTGGTCCGACGCCCGCAATCTACGCGATCGGGACGGGGCCGCCGAACCGGATATCACCCCGTGGACGGCCCGGCCGGACAGCACGAAGCCGGCCCGGGGGCGCTGCATGCGCCCCCGGGCCGGCCGTGGCAGGACTCAGTGGTCCTCGTCCTCGTCGCCCTCCAGGGCGGCGCGGCCGGAGGAGAGCGCCTCGAAGGCGCGGTACTCGTCCTCGGCGGCGTCCCGGCCGCGCTGCTTCTCGCGGCGGCGGTCGACGGCGGGGCGCTGGGTCTCGAAGCGGTGGTCCTCGCCGCGGCGGCCGAGCATCTCCGCGCCGGAGGCCATGGTCGGCTCCCAGTCGAAGACGACGGCGTTCTCGTCGGGGCCGATGATGACCGTGTCGCCCTCCTTGGCGCCGATCTTCCACAGCTCCTGCTCGACGCCCAGGCGGGCCAGCCGGTCCGCGAGGTAGCCGACGGCCTCGTCGTTGGCGAAGTCGGTCTGGCGCACCCAGCGCTCGGGCTTGCCGCCGCGGATGCGGTAGGCGCCGTCCTCCTCGGTGATGGTGAAGCCGGCGTCGTCCACGGCGGTCGGCCGCAGCACGATCCGGGTCGACTCCTCGACGGGCTTGGCGGCCCGGGCCTCGGCGACGATCTGCGCCAGGGCGTAGCTGAGTTCGCGCAGGCCCTTGTGGGCGACCGCGGAGACCTCGAAGACGCGGTAGCCGCGCTCCTCCAGCGACGCGCGGGTGAGGTCCGCGATGTCCTGGCCGTCCGGGACGTCGATCTTGTTCAGCGCGACCAGGCGCGGCCGGTCCTCCAGGCCGCCGTACTGGGCGAGCTCGGACTCGATGGTCTCCAGGTCGGTGAGCGGGTCGCGGCCCGGCTCCAGGGTGGCGCAGTCCAGGACGTGCACCAGGACCTCGCAGCGCTCGACGTGGCGCAGGAACTCCAGGCCCAGGCCCTTGCCCTGGCTGGCACCCGGGATCAGGCCGGGGACATCGGCGATGGTGTAGACCGTCTCGCCGGCGGTGACCACGCCGAGGTTGGGGATCAGGGTGGTGAACGGGTAGTCCGCGATCTTCGGCTTGGCCGCGGAGAGCACCGAGATCAGCGAGGACTTGCCGGCGCTCGGGTAGCCGACCAGGGCGACGTCGGCGACGGACTTGAGCTCCATCACGATGTCGCGGGCCTCGCCGGGCTCGCCGAGCAGCGCGAAGCCGGGGGCCTTGCGGCGGGCGGAGGCCAGCGCGGAGTTGCCGAGGCCGCCGCGGCCGCCGGCGGCGGCGACGAAGCTGGTGCCGTGGCCGACCAGGTCGGCCAGCACGTTGCCCTGCTTGTCGAGCACCACGGTGCCGTCCGGCACCGGCAGCACGAGGCCCTGGCCGTCGGCGCCCGTCCGGTGCCCGCCCGCGCCCGGCTTGCCGTTGGTGGCCTTGCGCTTGGGCGAGTGGTGGTACTCGAGCAGGGTGGTGATCTGGGAGTCCACGACGAGGGTGACGCTGCCGCCCTCACCGCCGTTGCCGCCGTCGGGTCCGCCGAGCGGCTTGAACTTCTCGCGATGGACGGAGGCGCAGCCGTGGCCTCCGTTACCCGCGGCGACGTACAGCTCGACGCGGTCCACGAAGGTGGTCATGGGGTGTGCCTCCAGTGCGAAGAAAAAGTGTGTCCTGCGGTAAAGCATGAAGGGTGGACCGGAACATTCCGGCCCACCCTTCACGACGAGTCCTGACGTGGGGTCAGACTCAGGCCTCGACGGCCACGATGTTGACGACCTTGCGGCCGCGGCGGTTGCCGAACTGCACGGCACCGGCGCTCAGCGCGAACAGGGTGTCGTCGCCGCCACGGCCGACGTTGGCACCCGGGTGGAAGTGGGTGCCGCGCTGGCGGACGATGATCTCGCCGGCGCTGACGACCTGGCCGCCGAAGCGCTTGACGCCGAGGCGCTGGGCGTTCGAGTCACGGCCGTTCCGGGTAGAGCTTGCGCCCTTCTTGTGTGCCATCTCGCTATCCCCTTACTTGCTGACGGAGTCGATGCTCGTGATGCGCACCGCGGTGAACTTCTGGCGGTGACCCTGACGACGGCGGTAACCCGTCTTGTTCTTGTAGCGGAGGATGACGATCTTGTCGCCCTTGGTCTCCTCGACGACCTCGGCGTGCGCCTTCACGCCGCCGAGGACCCACGGGTCGGAGGTGACGGCGTCACCGTCGACGACCAGGATGGTCGACAGCTCGACCGAGTCACCCGGCTTGGCGTCGATGCGGTCAATCTCCAGCACGTCGCCGACGGCGACCTTGTGCTGGCGGCCGCCTGCGCGAACGATCGCGTACATGCGGTACCTGCTTTCTGTACTCGGTCGGAACTCGCCGATGCCAGCCACTGGGTACGGACACAGGGCCTCCCCGGTCCCGGCGAGGCCGGATCCGGGAGGTGAAGTGCTCGGGAGCGTGGCGTCAACACGCCGAGGGTCAAGAATACGGATCGGCCACCGCTGGGGCAAACCGGGCCCTACCGGGGCCGGGGCGGCCCACCCTCGCGGGTGGGCCGCCCCGGCTCCGGGGCATCACTCTGCGGCGCCGTCACCTTCGGCGGCCGCGGCCTTCTTGGCCGCCGCGCTCGTCCGCTTGGTGGCGGTCTTGCGGGCGGTGGTCTTCTTCGCCGCCGTGGTCTTCTTCGCCACGGCGGTCTTCTTGGCGGCGGCCTTGCGGGGGCGCGCTTCTTCGGCGCGGGCGCCTCGGCGTCCTCCTCGGCCGTCACGTCCTCCGCGGTCGCGTCGGCCTCCTCGGCCACCGGCTCGGCCTCGACGGCCGGCTCGGTGACGGGCTCGGCGACAGCGGCCGGCTCGGCCTCCGCGACGGGCTCGGCGGCCGGGGCCTCGGCGGCGGCCAGCGCGGCCTCCATGGCGGCCTCGGCACGGGCCTGCAGGACGACGATCTCGGCCTCGGCGGGCGCACCCGCCGGGGCGGTCGCCTTGCGCACCGCGCGGCGGCGGGTCCGGCCGGCCGGAGCCGCCGGGGCCTGGACCGCGGCGGGCTGCTCGACCACGGCCGCCTCGACGGCCACGGCCTCGACCGGCTCCGCGGCCTCCACGGCCTCCGTGAGCGCCTCGGCGGCGGCCTCCAGCGGCTCCTCCGCCTCGACGGCCTCCGTCAGCGGCTCCAGGGCCTCCAGGGCCTCCTCGCCGTCCTCGGTCAGCACCTCGGCATGCTGCTCGGCCTGCGCCGAGCCGCCCTTGCCGCGGCGGCGGCGCTTGCTGCTGCCGGCCGCCTCGCCGGACACCGGGGTGCCGCCCCCGCCGCCGTGGCTGTGCGGCTGGTCCATGTGGACGATGACGCCGCGGCCGTTGCAGTGCACGCAGGACTCCGAGAAGGACTCCAGCAGGCCCTGGCCGACCCGCTTGCGGGTCATCTGCACCAGGCCGAGCGAGGTGACCTCGGCCACCTGGTGCTTGGTCCGGTCCCGGCCCAGGCACTCCAGCAGCCGGCGCAGCACCAGGTCGCGGTTGGACTCCAGCACCATGTCGATGAAGTCGATCACGATGATGCCGCCGAGGTCGCGCAGCCGCAGCTGGCGGACGATCTCCTCGGCCGCCTCGATGTTGTTGCGGGTGACGGTCTCCTCGAGGTTGCCGCCCTGTCCGACGAACTTGCCGGTGTTGACGTCGACGACGATCATCGCCTCGGTGCGGTCGATCACCAGCGAACCGCCGCTCGGCAGCCAGACCTTGCGGTCCAGTGCCTTCATCAGCTGCTCGTCGATCCGGTACGTGGCGAACACGTCGACGTCCGAGGTCCACTTCTGGAGCCGCTCGGCGAGGTCCGGGGCGACGCCCGCGACGTAGTCGTGGATGGTGTTCCACGCCTCGGAGCCGCTGACGACGACCTTGGTGAAGTCCTCGTTGAAGATGTCGCGGACGACCCGGACGGTCATGTCCGGCTCGCCGTACAGCAGCACCGGGGCGTTGCCGCCGGCGACCTTCTTCTGGATGTCCTCCCACTGCTGCTGCAGGCGCTGGACGTCCGCGGTCAGCTCCTCCTCGCTGGCGCCCTCGGCGGCGGTGCGCACGATGACGCCCGCGTCGTCCGGGACGATCTTCTTGAGGATCTGCTTGAGACGGGCCCGCTCGTTCTCCGGCAGCTTGCGGGAGATACCGGTCATCGAGCCCTCGGGCACGTAGACCAGGTAGCGGCCGGGCAGCGAGATCTGGCTGGTCAGACGGGCGCCCTTGTGACCGATCGGGTCCTTGGAGACCTGGACGAGCACGGACTGGCCGGACTTGAGCACCGACTCGATCCGGCGCGGGCCGCCGTGGCCGCCGAGCGCACCGAAGTTGACCTCACCGGCGTACAGCACGGCGTTGCGGCCCTTGCCGATGTCGACGAAGGCGGCCTCCATCGACGGCAGCACGTTCTGGACCTTGCCCAGGTACACGTTGCCGACGTACGAGGTGGCCTGCTCCTTGTTGACGTAGTGCTCGACCAGCACGCCGTCCTCGAGGACGCCGATCTGGGTGCGCTCGCCGTTCTGGCGCACCACCATCACCCGCTCGACGGACTCGCGGCGGGCCAGGAACTCGGCCTCGGTGATGATCGGCACCCGGCGGCGGCCCAGCTCGCGGCCCTCGCGGCGGCGCTGCTTCTTCGCCTCCAGACGGGTGGAGCCCTTGATGGACTGCACCTC
The Kitasatospora paranensis genome window above contains:
- a CDS encoding M48 family metallopeptidase; translated protein: MTDLAKDSTTPSRRRQRFPEISTRAWEHPADRSALVALRKLSGFDDILKKLAGLVSERSVRLMFLATAVKTSERQFPELYDMVRDAAYVLDLEKVPDLYVTQDPTVNAMCIGMETPIIVVTSGLVELLDEEELRAVIGHEVGHAMSGHAVYRTMLLILTNIAARIAWLPLGSLAIAAVITALKEWFRKAELSCDRAGLLAGQDVHASMRGLMKLAGGHNLAEMNVDAFLEQAEEYEKAGDLRDGVLKLLQVLPQTHPFAVVRVAQLKKWAESDEHRSILAGAYPRRGDDPETSVGAQWKAAADSYSQSVKESKDPLMGLLRDVAGGVGTVGGRLRDSFVGAGRASAPGANGSSNGNGSGPDGGSPEQ
- a CDS encoding glutamate-5-semialdehyde dehydrogenase, with the protein product MSDHATTDSPVLAAARRAREAAAVLAPLPRSVKDAALLAIADALVARTAEITAANAQDVARAREAGTAESVVDRLSLTAERIAAIASDVRDVVGLPDPVGEVVRGYTLPNGLDVRQVRVPLGVVGIIYEARPNVTVDAAALCLKSGNAVLLRGSASAYRSNTALVAVLRDAVEAAGLPADVVQLVPGESRDSVQELMRARGLVDVLIPRGGASLIRTVVEGSTVPVIETGTGNCHVYVDARTDLAMAVGILLNSKAQRVSVCNAAETLLVHQDVADEFLPLALEALAAAGVTVHGDDAVLKAAEGTSATAVPATDQDWGAEYLSYDIAAAVVPSLEAAVAHIRRWSSGHTEAIVTTSQAAARRFTQLVDSTTVAVNASTRFTDGGEFGFGAEIGISTQKLHARGPMGLPELTSTKYIVTGDGHVRGEATQTVGG
- the proB gene encoding glutamate 5-kinase yields the protein MTDQTLRQDVLDARRIVVKVGSSSLTTAAGGLDADRVDALVDAIAKVRARPDAPDVVLVSSGAIAAGLSPLGLDRRPHDLARQQAAASVGQGLLVARYTASFARYGIRVGQVLLTAEDASRRAHYRNAYRTLDQLLAMGAMPVVNENDTVATAEIKFGDNDRLAALVAHLVRADLLVLLSDVDGLYDGDPSRPGSSRIETVSGAHDLDGIEIGSAGKAGVGTGGMVTKVEAARIATGAGIPVVLTAASQAADALAGRPTGTLFRRTGSRSADRLLWLEHASTPRGALQLDAGAVDAVVNGGKSLLPAGVTKVEGDFTAGDPVDLLGENGHIVARGLVNFDARELPRLLGRSTRELAQELGAAYEREVVHRDDLVVLRG
- the obgE gene encoding GTPase ObgE, giving the protein MTTFVDRVELYVAAGNGGHGCASVHREKFKPLGGPDGGNGGEGGSVTLVVDSQITTLLEYHHSPKRKATNGKPGAGGHRTGADGQGLVLPVPDGTVVLDKQGNVLADLVGHGTSFVAAAGGRGGLGNSALASARRKAPGFALLGEPGEARDIVMELKSVADVALVGYPSAGKSSLISVLSAAKPKIADYPFTTLIPNLGVVTAGETVYTIADVPGLIPGASQGKGLGLEFLRHVERCEVLVHVLDCATLEPGRDPLTDLETIESELAQYGGLEDRPRLVALNKIDVPDGQDIADLTRASLEERGYRVFEVSAVAHKGLRELSYALAQIVAEARAAKPVEESTRIVLRPTAVDDAGFTITEEDGAYRIRGGKPERWVRQTDFANDEAVGYLADRLARLGVEQELWKIGAKEGDTVIIGPDENAVVFDWEPTMASGAEMLGRRGEDHRFETQRPAVDRRREKQRGRDAAEDEYRAFEALSSGRAALEGDEDEDH
- the rpmA gene encoding 50S ribosomal protein L27 — protein: MAHKKGASSTRNGRDSNAQRLGVKRFGGQVVSAGEIIVRQRGTHFHPGANVGRGGDDTLFALSAGAVQFGNRRGRKVVNIVAVEA
- the rplU gene encoding 50S ribosomal protein L21, with the protein product MYAIVRAGGRQHKVAVGDVLEIDRIDAKPGDSVELSTILVVDGDAVTSDPWVLGGVKAHAEVVEETKGDKIVILRYKNKTGYRRRQGHRQKFTAVRITSIDSVSK
- a CDS encoding Rne/Rng family ribonuclease — translated: MLENTEPQSAAEPAEGSADGTSAAPPRRRRRAVSRPAGAPQGAAAESAETVVPAEPQAVEAPAAVEAPAEAAEKPVRARRTRKRAEAPAGAPEAAPVAAEPQAVDAPVAAEPQAVEAPAAVEAPAEAAEKPVRARRTRKRAEAPAGAPEAAPVAAEPQAVDAPVAAEPQAEPAEKPARRSRRRVVEPAQVVVETPAEPVEEDEEAEAVEEPAAETPAPVAEPEPTHRVRRRAVRPSTAIFQAPVFQEPAPYTAPAAAAQAPAKAAAQAPAAAQAPAAAQKSSAQKATATSKPATAPAGSSEEEEFEYSGVGRRRRVRTSVRVQTPSRTQAPAPAPAAAPARPVQAEAPAARAQEEAAVEAPAAGPEPEGDWEEDGRPSRRRRRGGRRRRRGEAEEPEAAETAAEQPHAEDEGADEEPEDDEDDLAAGLSSSRRRRRRRRRSGEGGGEQPETSEDGVRTVVKVREPRRRSTEPSFDPDEVQSIKGSTRLEAKKQRRREGRELGRRRVPIITEAEFLARRESVERVMVVRQNGERTQIGVLEDGVLVEHYVNKEQATSYVGNVYLGKVQNVLPSMEAAFVDIGKGRNAVLYAGEVNFGALGGHGGPRRIESVLKSGQSVLVQVSKDPIGHKGARLTSQISLPGRYLVYVPEGSMTGISRKLPENERARLKQILKKIVPDDAGVIVRTAAEGASEEELTADVQRLQQQWEDIQKKVAGGNAPVLLYGEPDMTVRVVRDIFNEDFTKVVVSGSEAWNTIHDYVAGVAPDLAERLQKWTSDVDVFATYRIDEQLMKALDRKVWLPSGGSLVIDRTEAMIVVDVNTGKFVGQGGNLEETVTRNNIEAAEEIVRQLRLRDLGGIIVIDFIDMVLESNRDLVLRRLLECLGRDRTKHQVAEVTSLGLVQMTRKRVGQGLLESFSESCVHCNGRGVIVHMDQPHSHGGGGGTPVSGEAAGSSKRRRRGKGGSAQAEQHAEVLTEDGEEALEALEPLTEAVEAEEPLEAAAEALTEAVEAAEPVEAVAVEAAVVEQPAAVQAPAAPAGRTRRRAVRKATAPAGAPAEAEIVVLQARAEAAMEAALAAAEAPAAEPVAEAEPAAVAEPVTEPAVEAEPVAEEADATAEDVTAEEDAEAPAPKKRAPARPPPRRPPWRRRPRRRRRPPPARPPPSGRARRPRRPRPPKVTAPQSDAPEPGRPTREGGPPRPR